The sequence TAGGCAATCGCCCCCGCATGGGTGACGATCGCCACCGTCTGCTCGGGATGAGCTTCGGCGATTCCCCGAATCGCCGTTTCGATCCGGCGGTACAACTGCGGACGCGATTCGCCGTCTTCCCAGGCAAATTCGTCGTCCCCCGGATTCAGCGCGCGATCCACCATCTCCTTGTGCCGCTCGTACAGGGAGAGGATCGGCTGCCCGTCAAATTTTCCAAAATTCATCTCTTTTAACCCATCTCGATAAAGGACTGACAATCCCAGCCGTTCGGCAATGATCTCCGCCGTTTGGGCGGCCCGCAGCAGCGGGCTCGCGTAGATCGCGTGAATCGGCTTGCCTTGCCGGACCCGGTGCTGCAAACAGTCGGCAACGCATTCCGCCTGCCGGATGCCCGCCTCATTCAGCGGTGTATCCGTCCAGCCGGAAAGGCGGTATTGCAAGTTGTCATCCGTCATGCCATGCCGGATCAAAATCAATCTTGTCATGGAACCCACCTTGGTGCATCATGGAAATGTACATCGTCTACTAGGCCTATTATATACGGGATCGATGACAATTGAGATGGCAGAGGTGTTCCGGATGTGGAAATTATTGGCGACGATCAGGGAACTGGACCGGGAGGCGATGCGCCTTGCAAGCGAACGGCACAACCGGTTGACCAAACCGCCGGGCAGTCTCGGACGGTTGGAGGAGATCGCCATTCGCTTGGCGGGAATTCAAGGGCAGCCGATTCCGGCGGCGGCACCGGCGGCAGTCGTCGTGATGGCGGGCGATCACGGTGTGACGGAAGAGGGGGTTTCGGCGTACCCTGCCGAAGTCACCGTGCAGATGGTGCTTAATTTTCTGGCGGGCGGGGCTGCCATCAACGCCCTGGCGCGAAATGCCAACGCGGATGTGCATGTGGTGGATGTCGGTGTGAAGGCGGATATTCCCGCAGGTCAGGTGACGGAAGCAGCGACCACGGGTGTGCAAGAAAAAGAAGCCGATTCAGCCGGACGCTCCGCCAGCCGTCTATGGGTCGAAAAAGTGCGGTATGGTACCGCAAATCTGGCGAAAGAGCCGGCGATGACGCGGGAAGAAGCGGAGCGGGCGCTGTCGGTCGGCTGGGAGATGGGCCGCAGGCTGCATGAACAAGGGTATAAAATCGTAGCGCTTGGCGAAATGGGAATCGGCAATACGACGGCGAGCGCTGCGGTGGCGTCCGTTCTGACAGGCAGACCGGTGCAGGAAGTGGCAGGGGCCGGAACCGGCCTTGGTGCGGAAGGAGTCAACCGCAAAATCGAGGTGATCCGGCAAGCGATCGTGCTGCATTCCCCCGATCCGTCCGATCCGGTCGATGTGTTGGCCAAAATCGGCGGCCTGGAAATCGCGGGACTGGCCGGACTGACCTTGGCCTGCGCCGCCCACCGGATGGCTGTTGTGGTGGACGGGTTTATCACCAGCGCCGCGGCGCTGGTCGCAGCCAAGATCGAACCGGACGTGCGGCCCTACCTGTTTGCTTCCCACCGCTCGGTGGAGCCGGGTCACCGCGTTGTTTTGGAGGCGTTGGATCTGGAGCCGCTGTTCGATTTTTCAATGCGGTTGGGGGAAGGATCGGGCGCCGCGCTGGCGCTGCCCATGCTGCAGGCGGCAGCACGGGTTCTCGCCGAAATGGCCACGTTTGACGAAGCGGGCGTCTCCGATGCAACCGCTTAAACGACAAGTGCTGGTACCGGATGTAACCCTGGAACACTATGACAAACGGCTGCTGGTAAAAAGCGGGATTCCGCTCTCCGCCGTCAGTTCGGCGATTTATAACGGCGGGCGGCAGGAGGGCATACGTTGCATCTTCAATTTCACCGTGAATAAAGGCTACTGTTCCAGTGATCCGATCGAGGATTTGCGCCGCGAGGCAAGCCGTCTGGGACTGCCGGAGCGGACGATCGGCCTCATGACGGCGGTGGATGTGAAAAACGCGGCGGTGGCGATCGAGCCGCACGACGATGCGGACGATGCGCCGTTCAGTCTGGTCGGCTTATCCAGCGCAGGGCCTGTTGCCAGTCGGGAACAGGCGGATGGCACCACCGCTCCGGCCGAGACTCGCCACCCGCTGCGCGTCGCAGCCGTTGTCACCGCCGGTATCAGCAACGCATGGCGGGCGGGCGTTTGGCCTTCTTATTTGCAGGAAACGGCTCCTGCGGTGGCTGATGCGCACCGAACGGGGAAGATCACCCGGACACCGGCCCCCTACCGGCCGGGCACGATCAACATAATCGTGCTGGTCGAGGGACAACTGTCCGATGCCGCGTTGGTGAATGCGGTGATGACAGTAACAGAGGCGAAAACGGCGATTTTTTATGAACGGGACATTCGCTGTCCGGCGAGCGGGCGGATGGCGACCGGCACCACGACGGATGCGGTCGTGGTTGCAATGACAGGCCGCGGCGAAGAACTGCCATACGCGGGGCCGGGGACTGTCGTCGGAGCGTTGATGGCGCGGGCCGTCAGCCGGGCGTTGAACGTGGCGCTCGACAGCAGGGAGCAGAACAGGTGAACACTGCGATGGTTGCAACGGACCGGGGCGGGCCCCTGACGAAACGGCAACGCTATCAGGCGGTCCGCATAGCCCCACCCGGTACAAACGCAGGCTGCCGGCGAGACGGGTGAGTTGAATCGGGACGTTTGAGAGAGACGGGTGATCGTGTGGGCAAAAGTGCAAAGTTGGTGCTGGTAATCGGCGGTTCTCGCAGCGGGAAAAGCCGGTTTGCGGAAGCGTATTGTGCGAACTTGCAAAAACAGGCGGGCCTGCCTGTCACCTATATTGCCACCTGCCCGCGGATCGACGCGGAACTGGAAGCGAGGATCGCCGCGCATGTCGCCCGGCGGCCTGCTGAGTGGGGCTGTATTGAGGAGGCGACCCGCGTCGCCCAGCGGATACGGGAATTGGACGGTTCCGCAGGAATCCTCCTGCTCGATTGCCTGTCACTGCTCCTGAACAACTGGCGCTGGGAGGCGGAACAGCGAGGCAAAGCAGGCGGGTGTTTGGGTGAAGCGGTACAGCGATCGGCAGACGGTGAAACAGATAGACCGGGCGATGGAGAAGCAGTCTGTTTATCCGACGAACAAGTGGCCGAACTGACGGAAGAGCTGCTGCAGGCGTGCAAACAGTATCCGCACCCGGTGGTGATCGTGACGAGCGAGGTCGGAGCGGGTATCGTGCCGGAATCCAAATCGCTGCGGGCCTATCGCGATCAACTCGGCTTGATGAACCAGTTGGCCGCCCGCGAAGCGGATGCGGTCTACGCTGTAATGGCGGGGATCCCGGTGAATTTGAAGGAGCTGCAGGTGCGGTTATGATCGATGTGTACGTGGCATTTGTGCTCGACCTTTTGATCGGCGACCCGCGCTGGCTGCCCCACCCGGTGGTGTGGATCGGCAAGCTGTCCGGCTGGCTGGAGACAGTTTTGCGGCGGTTGTTCCGGGCGCCTGCGCGGGAAGCGGCGAAAGCGGATGCGACGGTGTTAGCCAAACGGGAAAAATGGGCCGGTGTGCTGCTTGCGGCATTGGTCGTGGGGGCGAGCGGTGGAGCGGTGCTCGGCTTGCTCTGGCTGGCCGGCCACATTCACCCGTGGCTGGCCGTGTTCGCCAACATCTGGCTCATCTCGACGACGATCGCCGTTCGCGGCCTGGCGGAAGCGGGCAACGGGATTCGGCGGGCGCTGGCGGCAGGCGAGCTGGAACGGGCGAGGCAGTTGGCCGGATGGATTGTCAGCCGGGATACGCGGCAACTGCCGGAACCGGAGGTGGTGCGGGCCGCCGTGGAAAGCGTCGCGGAAAATATTGTGGACGCTGTGGTGGCGCCGCTTTTTTATGCGATGCTCGGCGGCGCTCCGCTGGCGATGGTATACCGGGCGGCCAACACGCTTGATTCAATGGTCGGCTACAAGAATGATCGTTACCTGCATTTTGGATGGGCATCGGCCCGACTCGATGATCTGTTAAACTGGATTCCCGCCCGGATTACCGGTTTGTTGGTCGTGGCAGCCGCCTGGATTCTGCGCCATTCGGCCGCCGGTGCCTGGCGGACGATCCGGCGGGATGCGGCCAAACACCCAAGCCCGAACAGCGGCATCCCGGAATCGGGGGTGGCCGGGGCGCTCGGCATCCGGCTCGGCGGGCGCAACATCTATCACGGACGGGAGTCGTTTCGCGCCTACATGGGAGAACCTCTGCACGAACTGGCCCCGATCCACATCCGGCAGACGATCCGTATTTTGTATGTCAGTGCAGGCTTGATGTTGGCCGCCGGCGGTATCGTATGGTGGATGTTGGCGGCGGCAGGAGCAGCGTATCCAGTCGGGAGGTGACCCCGTTTTGCGTATCGTACAGGAATGGAAAATGGCCGTTCAGTTTCTGACACGCCTTCCGTGGCCGGAGAAGCCGGCGGCCGAACCGGCCCCATTCGATGAAACGGCGTTTGTTCGGAGCGTCCGCTGGTACCCGTATGTAGGGCTGCTGATCGGCGGCATTCTGGTTGGATTGTCTCATTTGTTTTTCGCCTTCCTGCCTGCCGTGGTTGCCGGTGTCCTGCTGGTGATCGCGGAGATTGCAGTGACCGGCGGCCTGCATCTCGACGGCCTGATGGACACGGCGGACGGGCTGTTGAGCGGCCGCGACCGCGAACGGAAGCTGGCGATCATGAAAGACAGCCGGGTCGGCGCGATGGGCGTCATCTCGTTTGTCTGCCTGTTTGCGTTAAAATGGGCGTTGTTCACAACTGCCGGCCCCCATTTTCCAGGAGTTCTTCTCCTGATGCCGGCGGTCGGCCGGTTTGCGATGGTGTGGGCGATCGCTCATTACCCGCCCGCCCGGCAAGAGGGAATGGGGGTTGCGCTGGCCGGCCGGGTGCCGGTTGCCCAGCTACTGGGGACGGGGATGGTGTTGAGTTTGCCGCTGATTTTGTGGCAAGTGAAAGGATTTGTCGTGCTCTGCGTCTGCTGGCTGGTGTTCTGGTGGTTCACCCGGAGCATGGTTCGCTCGCTGGGCGGTCTGACGGGCGATACATACGGGGCGCTCTGCGAACTGACGGAGGCGGTTTTTTTATTGGCAGCGACCGCGATTCTGGCACGATGAAGGGGAAGTGATACCGTGCAGCATGGAGGCAATATCACCCGCTACCAGCGGGAATGGGGATGGAGCCGCGAGGAAATGGTCGACTTCAGTGCGAATCTGAATCCGCTTGGGCCGCCCGTATCGGTTATGCAGGCGATTCAGCAGGCGCTCCCTCGCATCGTCGACTATCCTGATCCGCTTGGGCAGGATGTGCTGTCCGCATTGGCAAAAAAATGGGCGCTGCCGGAAAGCCACTTTTTGCTCGGGAATGGGGCCGCGGAGCTTATTTTTCTGGCGATGCGGCTGATTCGCCCGCGGCGCGTTGCGACTGTCGCGCCCGCATTCCGCGAATACGAACAGGCCGCCCGGGTGGAGGGGGCGGAGATTGTGCGGGTTCCGCTAACGGCTGAAACCGGTTTTGCAGTCGAGCCGGAACCACTGATGCGGGTGCTGCACGAGGTCGATATGCTGGTTCTCGCCAATCCGAACAATCCCACGGGACGGTGCGTCGAGCCGGCCATTTTGGACAGATTGCTGGCGGCAGCCAAAGAGATGGACAAGTGGTTGCTGGTCGACGAGGCGTTTCTCGATTTTCTGCCGGATGACGAGACACGCAGTTTGATCAGCCAGGTGCCCGTCGCGGACAAGCTGGTGGTCATTCGCTCTCTGACCAAGTTCTTTGCGATTCCCGGCATTCGCATCGGGTATGTGGCTGCGGCTGAACAAGCCATTCCAAAAATGCGCGAGTTGCAAATCCCGTGGTCGGTCAATACACTGGCGCAGGCGGCTGCCGCCGCGGGGCTGGCGGATGCGGATTTTCAGCGGTCCACGATCGAGTGGCTGCAGATCGAGAGGGAGTATCTGGCACAACGGCTGCGGGACAAGGGCTATCGGGTGGTGCCCTCCGATGCGAATTTTCTGCTCGTGCAACGGGACGACGTGGAAATCGGCAAGTGGTGGCCGAAACTGGCCGCGAAGGGGTTGTTTGTACGCGATTGCAGGTCGTTTGCGGGGCTGGATGGGACCTATTTTCGCATCGCGGTCCGTACGCGGGCAGAGAATCAACGGTTGCTGGATGCGCTGGAGTGATTCAAAAAGGCTGTTTTCACCCGTTTCATCCCGGTTTCCCCTCCTATCTGCATGCAACCTGCAAGAGAACCCCGGCCTGCTTGCCGGGGCCGTTTTTATTTTCCAAGCAGCTGTTTGATGTCGCGGATGACTTCCTCGTCCTTCACACCTGTGCTCATCACATATGAAGCGCGCATTTGATTTTTCTCATCGAGCAAAAACAGGCGGTCGTTGTGCATGATCTCGTGGCTCATCGTTTCTTCCGCCGATACGTGGAACTGCTGCATGACCGCGTCCGTTTGTTCTTTCGTGCCGCGCAGGAACACCCAGGTTTTCGGGTCCGCATCGAATTTTTTCGCAAATTGTTGGATGGCTTCCGGCGTATCGCGCTTCGGATCGACCGTGATCGAGATCAGTTTCACTTCAGCGTCGAGTCCCTGCTGTTTCAGTTTGCCGAGAATGTCCGCCATCCGCTTGGTTGTGATCGGGCACACATCCGGGCAGTTCGTATAGAAAAAGTACACCAGCTTCGCCTTGGCTTTCAGGTCGGAATCAAGTGACACCGGTCGTTTGTCGGCCGAGTTCTCCAGTGTAAAATTGGCGATTTGCCCCTGTGCCGGCAGCTCGCCGGTCGCTTGTCCAGCAGGCGTTCCGGAAGCAGTTCCCGCATGGTGATGGTCGCCGGAAGCGCTTTCTCCGCAAGCGGCAAGCCCGGTTCCGAGCACCAACGCAGCCAGTGCCAACAGAATCCTTTGCCTGGTATATCGACTGATACGAAACGGGTGCATCGTGTGATCCTCCATTCTGTCAACGTTCGTTTTTATCGTAACACAACGCAGGCGGAAAATCTGTTAAAATTGCTTGTCAAACCCGTCTTTCACTTTTTTGTCCGCGGCTCATATGATATACAAAATCAGCCTCTGGCAGCAGAAGGAGGGGGAGGCTGTGCCGGATGAAATCGTGATTTTTCGGAATGTGGCGGGGGATGTGTCGCGCGACGATTTTGTCAGGTGGAAACGGATGATCCACAAGTTGGGCCTGATGGTCGAGGAAAAAATGCGGGGCAAAATGATGGCGGTGTCGCTTTTACAAAATGAGGAAACGGTCACATTTTATGTATACGAGCAGGCGACATACTACCAACTGCACATCGACTACATGCGAATCAAAAAAGGCGATGGCCGCCTGGTACAAGCGATCGAATGGCTGATTGAAACGGCGCGATTGCGCGGAGAAAAATTCGGCACGAGCCGCAACGAGCTGTGGCGAACCCTGTATGTCAACGGATTGATCATGGACGAAGGACCGTTTATCGAACGCAAACTGCCGTCCGATTTCGACCTCCGGCTGACAAGGGAAGCGTTGATGGGTCATATCTATCTGATGATTGACAAATATATGGAAGCCCGCACGAGCGGCGATAGGTTGAAGGAAGAGGAGTACAGGAAAGTGCTGCAGGGGTTTGTGCAGGAACTGGCGAAAGTGGACGAGGTGCTGAAGTCGCAGAACCGGTCCTAGCTATTGAAATCGTCTGATCATCAGCAGCATTCCGTAAATTCCGGCGGCCAGCCCGACGAACAAACCGGTGATCAAAAATGCGGGCGACGTGCCGAAATGGTTGTCGGCCCATTTTCCCAGATAGACGCCGCCAAGCACGGACAGGGCCAGATCAGTCCCGATCGCAGACACCAACCCGATTGCCCGGAAAGGACTCTCTTTCTTGTCAGGTTGTTTCGGTGAGTGCATGGAAACACCTCCCAAAAAAATCCGAAAAAACCAATCCCATCAAAGTGAAGTGAGCCGGCCCAGCCGACTCTTTTTTTTACTGCGATCCGGAAGTTGGGAGATGCGACCGTTCCAGGTAATCGAGAAACAGTCTGCAAAAACTTTCCGAGAGGCTCGCATACAGCGTGGCGGCCCCTTTTTCAAACACTCCGCTGCGGTTGTAGACCCGAATCTTGTTGGTGATGATTTTATGCGTCCCTTTGTCATCCGGACGGCCGTCTGCCGTATCGCGCTGAATCAGTCCCAGAATATCTTCAAACAGAATGTGGTACGTCTGGTCTTCCCGCTGCAGGATAAACTCTTTCGTGGTCAGCTTGTAACTGATCCCTCTGCGGATTTCCGTCCGCTTGAGTTCGCCGGCAAGCGATTTGATCTGAATAAAACGGTTCATTGGCAGCCCCCTTCCCCAGCATACCACGTTTTGCGGCCGGCCGAAAGGTGTTGCCCGACGATTCCTGATGGCCAACGGATCCGCCTTACGAAACCGATCGAGAGTGGTAAAATAGGGGCAAGCGACTGCGAGAATTCCACTTGAACCGCGAACATTGCTCATGAACCGGAAAGGAGATGCAGGATGGCAGAAAATCGGGTCGATCGAATTGTACATACTTTGGTGGAGCTGGCGAACATCCCCAGCCCGTCGGGCTTCACGGAAGAGGTGATCGGATGGATCGAGCGGCAGATGTAGGAGTTATCGGCCTCGGTTCACAGTAACGGAGAGGGGGGCGCCAACGCGTATTGACCCCAAGATTGTCAAGACAGATGGGATGGCTTTTAAGAGAGAGTTTGTAAGACTTATAATTCAGACAACCATTGGTTACGCTGTGTTCTTTTGCATTTTCCATTCCCTGAATTCCAACGGCGAGCGATAGCCCAGAGCGGAATGTGGCCGCTCCGTGTTGTAAAAGTGAATGTAAGACTCAATCGCTGCCTTCGCCTCGGCAAAGCTGCTATACTCCTGCAGCCAGACCTCCTCTTCCTTCAATGACCGGAAGAATCGCTCGATGTATCCGTCCGCATCGGGGTTGTTGTACCCCGTCCGCTCGTGGTTGATTTGGCAGGCCTTCATTGCTTGGACGAACCGCCGACTTGTCATCTGGCAGCCATTGTCCGTTCGCAACGTCAAACCGGCACCTTGAACGCCGTTCGGGAAGCGGTAATTCAACGCCATATCCACAGCCTTCAACAGTTCCTCCGTACGGCAGAACCGGGAAAACGAGTACCCCACAATCTCCCGGTCATAGGCGTCAATCACGGCAAACAGATATCCCCAGCCGTCTTTCCCGCACCACACCTTCGTCATGTCGCACTGGAAATGCTCATTGGACCTGGCGACCGGTATCTTCCCCCGCCGTTTCGTTCGAGAAGCGCCCCGCCTCGGCGATTTCACCAGCAGCTCCATTTCCTTCATCAGCCGGTACACCCGTTTATGGTTCACCAGCAGGTTGTATCGGCGACGCAGCATGACCTGAATTCGCCGGTATCCGTACGTGGGGAACTCTTCGCACAGGTTCCGGATCCGCTGCTTGACCAAGGCGTCCTTGTCTACAGAAGGCCGCTTGGGTTTTGACACAGGCGGCTTCAGCAAGCTGTAACAGTACGTCCGATTCAGCCCTAACGCTTTTGCAATCACTGGGGCCGGAAACCCTTCTTTGGCGAGCTGACGGACCAAGGAACGGCTGTTTACTTCCGGCCCCAATTCGATTTTTTTCGCAACACGTCCACCTGAATGGTAAGTTCCCCGATCTTGGCCCGTGCCTCCTGCAGTTCCTTCTCCAACTCCTGCTCCCTCGTGGAGGGTCCGGACTGCAGTCCGGCTCGTCCACCGGCCAGAAACGCTTCACGCCACCTGTAATACAGACTCTGGGCCACGCCATGCCGCCGACATACTTCGCTGATGTTAGCGCCCGGCACCATTCCCTCGAGTACGATGTTCATCTTTTCGTCCACAGTCCACTTACGTCCCGGCATCATGAACACCTCGTCTTTATTTTAACTCATCCCTTCTGTCTGGGTTGACTCTGGGGCAAGTATACGTATCACTACGGCCTGCGCAAGAAGTTGGTGGATCTGGCGGAAAAAGAAGGAATTCCCTACAAACTGGACATCTACCCCTACTACGGTTCCGATGCATCGGCTGTGATGCGCGCCGGCCACTTCAGCAAAAATCGACATCCATCCGACCTGTGGATAAAGTTACCCACATTATACACAGCCAATACCGTTCAAAACACACACTTTAAACAGCGATCCGGTGAAAAATCCACAATTTGCTCACAGGTTATCCACTGCTTCTATGGATAACCGGGACGCTTGTCCCGCGAAGTTTGTCGATGCTACCCTGGGATACGAACAAGCTTTGGTGCGGGGGAAGGGAGTATGTGGATGTTAACTGACGATGAATTGTTGCACGCTTATCAACAAGCGGTTGAATTACAGTTGGACCACCATTTCATACAGTTGCTGCAGGAAGAGATCAACCGCCGCCAATTGGAAATGCACAACTTGGTTTGGGTGTCAGGTGCTGCCCGCGCTTGAACCGTACAACATGACCGGACTTGGGAGGAAAAGCCTCCCTTTTTTGTTAGTAAGGTTTTTTCAACTGCTTTTTATGGAATTCTTATCGCGTGACGACGGTATTACGAACCTCATTGCTCTCCATTATGTAAAACATAAAGAAGCGTTGAGCTAGGTCATGCCGTATGATGCGAGAAGAAATTTATTGGAGCGAATCGGTGGAGTGGAATCTTAAAATTCAACCATGTCCATATTCTGGTGGAATAGTAGGTCGGAAACTACGGAGTAACTAGGCTTCCTTGCAAGCGGTCAGCGGTTTTTTTGCACGTGGAATTCAAAGAGTTACAGCATCTTGTAGATGCGACTGGCGTTGTCACGCTTATGAAGTCTCAACACGCTTTCCGGTTAACGGAAGCCCTTTTTATTATGGAGATTCGTCTGAATTGGTCGAATTTTGAAGAAAAATATTTTTCCATCTCCACTTCTTTTACCCCCACAAAACTGACTGGTCATTCTGAAAACTATAACAGTGGGGATACAACAATTCCATTTGGAGGGATGGGTCATGCGAGGAAAAGCGTTATGTGGCGCCGTGTTTTCCGCATCGCTCCTGCTGGCCGGGTGGCTGCCTGCCGGGATCGCAGGAGCGGAAAGTACTGGCTTGCCCAGCCTAGGGTTGGCCAATCTGGGATTGGGCGGCAGCAGCACGCAGCAGGAGACGGGGGGCTCGGTCGGAGGAGGCGGATCGGTCGAAGTGGGAGGCGGTCTGGATCTCGGGCTGCCAAGCGGCACGCTTCCGTCTTTGCTGCCGCAGCCGGAAGTGCACCAGCCGTTTTTCGTCGGGTATCCGGACGGCAAATTTTACCCGACTCGACCTTTTACGCGGGCGGAAGCGGCCACTGTGGTGACGAAGGTAAAAAATCTGAAGTTTGACTCCGATCTGGAGAAACCGTACACGGATGTACCGAAAACGCATTGGGCTTACAAGTACATTACAAGCGTGACCAAAGCGGGGTATATGCGCGGGTACGGGGATGGCACGTTCCACCCGGATGAACCGATTACTCGCGCTGAGATGGTGGCACTGGTCATGGCCATTCGGATGATTCAGCCGATCCCGGGCCTGGAAGGGTTCTCGGATACGAGCCAGCACTGGGCTGGCGATTTGATTGCCACTGCCCGCTCGTTGGGGATGGTCAGCGGCGTGGGCAACAATCAGTTTAAGCCGGACGATGCGACCGAACGTCAGGTGGCGGCCATGATGTTCTGCGTGGCATTCCAACGCGGGCCGCTGAAAGACGGGGATGCGCAGGTGAAACAGCATTTCCCCGATGTGAAGCGGGATGATTGGTCGTTTGCCTGGGTGGAGGAAACGGCGGTCGAAGCGCATGAGTCGATTCGAAGCGGCCTTGAGGAAAAGCTGATTCGCTACCGACCGGATCTGACTCAAAAATGGTAAATGAAAACTGAAATTTTTGAAAAATGAGTGAACTTCACATGCAAAAATCGGCATGGATCAGCTTGGGTGCCGCAGGTGTGCTGGCAGTTCCCCTCGCGGCCTATGCGGCAGGAACGTCTTTTCAAGGCAAGGCAGAAGCGAATGGGAGCGGCGGCAGCAGCGGAGGCGATCCGTTGCAGCAGTTGTCCAGCCCGCTGGAACAAGGCAAACAGCAGTTGGAGCAAGGCCAACAGCAGTTGATGAACGGCCTGGAACAAGGCAAGCAACAACTGGAGCAAGGAAAGCATCGATTGAAATCGGCGTTGCCACAGCTGCACCCGCCGTCTGGCAATGCGTTGCCGTTTGACAATCCGTTGCCGGGCGGTGACCCGACCGAATCGCTGCAAAAAGGGGCCCGGCAGCTGCAGGAAGGCGTGCAGCAATTGCAGCAGTCGTTCCAGCAGGGGCAGCAACAGGTGCAGCAACTGGTGAGCGAGTTGCAGCAAAAATTGCAGGGCGGCAGCGTCCAGAGACCGGGCTTGCCGCTCCCGACCCCGCCGGGCGGCGGCAACGCATCCGCATCGGGTAGCGGGGCGCTGTCCGTGACACTGCCGGGCGTCGGTACCCTGTCTGCTGGCTTCAGTGGGCAGGGATCCCCACAAGGGTCAAGCGGTTCGTTCTATTTCACGCCGCCTGCGGGCAAATAACGACCGACAATGGAATGCCCGATACGCTGCCGATGAGAAAGATGGCTGTCGGATGGGAAAACGTCGCTTGGCGGAACAGCCCTGTCCCTGCTGCTCGAAACTCGCTGATGATGCTGAACAGGAAGCGTTTCCCTTGATGTCGCTACATGAACTTGTAGACCCTTCCGAACGCGGTTGATCGGTTTGCGCCGCTGGAAGGGTCTGTTTTTTGTTCGGAGGGAAATTGTTGGATAGACCCTGGCAAAAATGGAAATCCTGCTGAAGGAAAAGGCAGGAGGTTTTTGCGCGTGAACGATTGCGCTTTTTAATGGAGGGAGATGCAGCGTGAAA comes from Effusibacillus pohliae DSM 22757 and encodes:
- the cbiB gene encoding adenosylcobinamide-phosphate synthase CbiB — its product is MIDVYVAFVLDLLIGDPRWLPHPVVWIGKLSGWLETVLRRLFRAPAREAAKADATVLAKREKWAGVLLAALVVGASGGAVLGLLWLAGHIHPWLAVFANIWLISTTIAVRGLAEAGNGIRRALAAGELERARQLAGWIVSRDTRQLPEPEVVRAAVESVAENIVDAVVAPLFYAMLGGAPLAMVYRAANTLDSMVGYKNDRYLHFGWASARLDDLLNWIPARITGLLVVAAAWILRHSAAGAWRTIRRDAAKHPSPNSGIPESGVAGALGIRLGGRNIYHGRESFRAYMGEPLHELAPIHIRQTIRILYVSAGLMLAAGGIVWWMLAAAGAAYPVGR
- the cobU gene encoding bifunctional adenosylcobinamide kinase/adenosylcobinamide-phosphate guanylyltransferase, which produces MGKSAKLVLVIGGSRSGKSRFAEAYCANLQKQAGLPVTYIATCPRIDAELEARIAAHVARRPAEWGCIEEATRVAQRIRELDGSAGILLLDCLSLLLNNWRWEAEQRGKAGGCLGEAVQRSADGETDRPGDGEAVCLSDEQVAELTEELLQACKQYPHPVVIVTSEVGAGIVPESKSLRAYRDQLGLMNQLAAREADAVYAVMAGIPVNLKELQVRL
- a CDS encoding SCO family protein; amino-acid sequence: MHPFRISRYTRQRILLALAALVLGTGLAACGESASGDHHHAGTASGTPAGQATGELPAQGQIANFTLENSADKRPVSLDSDLKAKAKLVYFFYTNCPDVCPITTKRMADILGKLKQQGLDAEVKLISITVDPKRDTPEAIQQFAKKFDADPKTWVFLRGTKEQTDAVMQQFHVSAEETMSHEIMHNDRLFLLDEKNQMRASYVMSTGVKDEEVIRDIKQLLGK
- the cobD gene encoding threonine-phosphate decarboxylase CobD, which codes for MQHGGNITRYQREWGWSREEMVDFSANLNPLGPPVSVMQAIQQALPRIVDYPDPLGQDVLSALAKKWALPESHFLLGNGAAELIFLAMRLIRPRRVATVAPAFREYEQAARVEGAEIVRVPLTAETGFAVEPEPLMRVLHEVDMLVLANPNNPTGRCVEPAILDRLLAAAKEMDKWLLVDEAFLDFLPDDETRSLISQVPVADKLVVIRSLTKFFAIPGIRIGYVAAAEQAIPKMRELQIPWSVNTLAQAAAAAGLADADFQRSTIEWLQIEREYLAQRLRDKGYRVVPSDANFLLVQRDDVEIGKWWPKLAAKGLFVRDCRSFAGLDGTYFRIAVRTRAENQRLLDALE
- the cobT gene encoding nicotinate-nucleotide--dimethylbenzimidazole phosphoribosyltransferase; the encoded protein is MWKLLATIRELDREAMRLASERHNRLTKPPGSLGRLEEIAIRLAGIQGQPIPAAAPAAVVVMAGDHGVTEEGVSAYPAEVTVQMVLNFLAGGAAINALARNANADVHVVDVGVKADIPAGQVTEAATTGVQEKEADSAGRSASRLWVEKVRYGTANLAKEPAMTREEAERALSVGWEMGRRLHEQGYKIVALGEMGIGNTTASAAVASVLTGRPVQEVAGAGTGLGAEGVNRKIEVIRQAIVLHSPDPSDPVDVLAKIGGLEIAGLAGLTLACAAHRMAVVVDGFITSAAALVAAKIEPDVRPYLFASHRSVEPGHRVVLEALDLEPLFDFSMRLGEGSGAALALPMLQAAARVLAEMATFDEAGVSDATA
- the cobS gene encoding adenosylcobinamide-GDP ribazoletransferase; its protein translation is MRIVQEWKMAVQFLTRLPWPEKPAAEPAPFDETAFVRSVRWYPYVGLLIGGILVGLSHLFFAFLPAVVAGVLLVIAEIAVTGGLHLDGLMDTADGLLSGRDRERKLAIMKDSRVGAMGVISFVCLFALKWALFTTAGPHFPGVLLLMPAVGRFAMVWAIAHYPPARQEGMGVALAGRVPVAQLLGTGMVLSLPLILWQVKGFVVLCVCWLVFWWFTRSMVRSLGGLTGDTYGALCELTEAVFLLAATAILAR
- a CDS encoding histidine phosphatase family protein, with amino-acid sequence MTRLILIRHGMTDDNLQYRLSGWTDTPLNEAGIRQAECVADCLQHRVRQGKPIHAIYASPLLRAAQTAEIIAERLGLSVLYRDGLKEMNFGKFDGQPILSLYERHKEMVDRALNPGDDEFAWEDGESRPQLYRRIETAIRGIAEAHPEQTVAIVTHAGAIAYFVAGILGKRLSEWNRYHVGNCSLTTVLFKNGMFQLAEHNRTDHVPADKLAEFVLAAKRRLGIPIE
- a CDS encoding adenosylcobinamide amidohydrolase; translated protein: MQPLKRQVLVPDVTLEHYDKRLLVKSGIPLSAVSSAIYNGGRQEGIRCIFNFTVNKGYCSSDPIEDLRREASRLGLPERTIGLMTAVDVKNAAVAIEPHDDADDAPFSLVGLSSAGPVASREQADGTTAPAETRHPLRVAAVVTAGISNAWRAGVWPSYLQETAPAVADAHRTGKITRTPAPYRPGTINIIVLVEGQLSDAALVNAVMTVTEAKTAIFYERDIRCPASGRMATGTTTDAVVVAMTGRGEELPYAGPGTVVGALMARAVSRALNVALDSREQNR
- a CDS encoding AtpZ/AtpI family protein — encoded protein: MHSPKQPDKKESPFRAIGLVSAIGTDLALSVLGGVYLGKWADNHFGTSPAFLITGLFVGLAAGIYGMLLMIRRFQ